From a region of the bacterium genome:
- a CDS encoding glycosyltransferase family 4 protein, whose protein sequence is MLFLSQSCPYREGGMETRSREIAVRIAGQGHQVTYLCAKTRVDEKSEERRDGLRILRKKILPDFLLKHFPFPSYFTLAMANWLMGFYLWRFLRRESFDAIREEVAPVPVSGIFAFTRLKTRRVAVIHGLPVSRRLWIQLYGRLFGLYGYAMERALRRGRLAYDGIVAPANWYAESLRAEDSLRTPVFSVPNGVDLKDFKPAPAPKPKDLLLRLLCVGRLAPNKGHRYLLEGLARAQKSVPGLRLTILGQGNLEPALRRQARHLGIERSVDFAGYIPESDLPAFYRSFDLLVMPSLLEGFNIVLLEAMAVGLPVLVSDIPGFRDVADEATATFFAPADPSDLARKLIPLAGDPEGAEAMALRGLSRIQGLSWDEIASLELSFLSDEPSARQSPAAMRA, encoded by the coding sequence TTGCTTTTTCTGTCGCAGAGCTGCCCCTATCGCGAGGGCGGGATGGAAACCCGCTCCCGGGAAATCGCGGTTCGGATCGCGGGTCAGGGGCACCAGGTGACTTACCTTTGCGCCAAGACTCGGGTCGACGAAAAATCCGAAGAGCGCCGCGACGGGCTCCGGATCCTCCGCAAGAAAATCCTGCCCGACTTTCTGCTCAAGCACTTTCCCTTTCCCAGCTACTTCACTTTGGCGATGGCCAATTGGCTGATGGGCTTTTACCTGTGGCGATTTTTGCGCCGCGAAAGCTTCGATGCCATCCGGGAGGAGGTGGCTCCGGTCCCGGTTTCGGGAATTTTTGCCTTCACTCGACTGAAGACCCGCCGGGTGGCGGTCATTCACGGCTTGCCGGTGAGCCGCCGGCTTTGGATTCAGCTTTATGGAAGGCTATTCGGCCTCTACGGCTATGCGATGGAGCGGGCTCTGCGCCGCGGCCGCCTGGCCTATGACGGAATCGTCGCTCCGGCGAATTGGTACGCCGAAAGCCTGCGGGCCGAGGATTCCTTGCGAACGCCGGTCTTCTCGGTTCCCAACGGCGTCGATTTGAAGGATTTCAAGCCCGCGCCGGCCCCGAAACCCAAGGACCTTTTGCTGCGGTTGCTTTGCGTCGGCCGCTTGGCGCCCAACAAAGGCCATCGCTACCTGCTCGAAGGCTTGGCCCGGGCTCAAAAGAGCGTTCCGGGCTTGCGACTGACGATCTTGGGCCAGGGAAACCTGGAGCCGGCGCTCCGGCGCCAAGCCCGGCATTTGGGGATCGAGCGCTCGGTCGATTTCGCGGGCTACATTCCGGAGTCCGATCTGCCGGCCTTTTATCGGAGCTTCGACCTTTTGGTCATGCCCTCGCTGCTGGAAGGCTTCAACATCGTCTTGCTGGAGGCGATGGCGGTGGGGCTTCCGGTCCTGGTTTCGGACATTCCGGGATTTCGCGACGTGGCCGACGAGGCAACGGCGACCTTTTTCGCTCCGGCCGACCCCTCGGATCTGGCCCGGAAGCTGATTCCGTTGGCCGGCGATCCCGAAGGGGCCGAGGCGATGGCCCTTCGCGGTCTGAGCCGGATTCAAGGTCTGAGTTGGGATGAGATTGCTTCGCTCGAGCTGAGCTTTTTGTCGGACGAGCCTTCGGCCCGGCAGAGCCCGGCGGCGATGCGGGCATAA
- a CDS encoding UDP-glucose/GDP-mannose dehydrogenase family protein, which yields MKIGVIGTGYIGLTTGASLAYLGNEVVCQDLDEAKVRRLQEGQLPIFEPHLAELVAAASPRLRFTTRSAEAVADSDFVFIAVGTPSLEDGSPDLGPLREAATQIGHHLGSKPTVVVNKSTVPIGSGNWVASMIREAIREHRPDIPEPRFTVVSNPEFLREGSAIHDTFFPDRIVIGGESAESMEALRDLYRPILAQDFRVPPGLPAPEGKRATALVRTDLASAELIKYSANAFLALKISFINEMALLAEKVGADVRDVAKATGLDRRIGAEFLRAGIGWGGSCFGKDTAALMSTAREYGLALKTVQAAREANERQRELAVEKLAAELKILKGRNVALLGLAFKPHTDDIRDAPALEIVRRLVERGAAVRVHDPVARSDFPGRFGGGQARFCAEVEEAVRDGDAAILVTEWPEYRSLDWPKLAGLMKRPLILDGRNFLDGAALEKAGFRYLGIGR from the coding sequence ATGAAGATTGGCGTGATCGGCACTGGCTACATCGGTCTCACGACCGGCGCCTCCCTGGCCTACCTGGGCAATGAGGTGGTCTGTCAGGACCTCGACGAGGCCAAGGTTCGCCGTTTGCAAGAAGGTCAGCTGCCGATTTTCGAGCCCCATTTGGCGGAATTGGTGGCTGCGGCTTCTCCCCGGCTCCGTTTCACGACCCGTTCGGCCGAGGCCGTGGCCGACTCCGATTTCGTCTTCATCGCGGTGGGAACGCCGAGCCTGGAAGACGGCAGCCCCGATCTGGGCCCGCTGCGCGAAGCCGCGACCCAGATCGGCCATCATCTGGGCTCCAAGCCCACCGTCGTGGTGAACAAGTCCACCGTGCCGATCGGCAGCGGGAATTGGGTGGCGTCGATGATTCGCGAGGCCATCCGCGAGCATCGGCCCGACATTCCGGAGCCCCGTTTCACCGTCGTTTCCAATCCCGAATTTTTGCGGGAGGGATCGGCGATCCATGACACCTTCTTCCCGGACCGGATCGTGATCGGCGGCGAAAGCGCCGAATCGATGGAAGCCCTGCGCGACCTTTACCGGCCGATCCTGGCCCAAGACTTCCGGGTGCCGCCGGGACTGCCGGCGCCCGAAGGGAAGCGCGCGACCGCCTTGGTCAGGACCGACTTGGCCTCGGCCGAGCTGATCAAGTATTCGGCCAATGCCTTTCTGGCCCTGAAGATCAGCTTCATCAACGAGATGGCCTTGCTTGCCGAAAAGGTCGGGGCCGACGTGCGGGACGTCGCCAAGGCCACCGGCCTGGACCGGCGGATCGGAGCCGAGTTTCTGCGGGCCGGGATCGGCTGGGGCGGCTCCTGCTTCGGCAAGGACACCGCCGCTCTCATGTCGACGGCCCGCGAATACGGCTTGGCCCTCAAGACCGTCCAAGCCGCCCGCGAAGCCAATGAGCGCCAGCGCGAGCTGGCGGTCGAAAAATTGGCGGCCGAGCTCAAGATTTTGAAGGGCCGCAACGTCGCCTTGCTGGGCTTGGCTTTCAAGCCCCACACCGACGACATTCGCGACGCGCCGGCGCTGGAGATCGTTCGGCGGCTGGTCGAGCGGGGCGCGGCGGTCCGGGTCCACGATCCGGTGGCCCGCTCCGATTTCCCCGGCCGTTTCGGCGGCGGCCAGGCCCGGTTCTGCGCCGAGGTCGAAGAGGCGGTGCGCGACGGCGACGCGGCGATCCTGGTCACCGAGTGGCCGGAATACCGGAGCCTGGATTGGCCGAAGCTGGCCGGCCTGATGAAAAGGCCGCTGATCCTCGACGGCCGAAACTTTCTGGACGGCGCGGCCTTGGAAAAAGCCGGCTTCCGTTACCTGGGGATCGGCCGATGA
- a CDS encoding PqqD family protein — protein sequence MEKEYQVNAPKVISETIDGETIIINLESGNYFSLNASGGTLWQGLAGKASRAAIVENLCRLYNLKIKDAQSDVEEFFSRLLQENLIVGREGHGPGAGAESPSRSDSRPYEKPTLLKYEDMQDLLLLDPIHDVDEAGWPMTKQNAS from the coding sequence TTGGAAAAAGAATATCAAGTCAACGCGCCGAAGGTCATCAGCGAAACCATCGACGGCGAAACGATCATCATCAATCTCGAATCCGGCAACTATTTCAGCTTGAATGCTTCCGGCGGAACCTTATGGCAGGGATTGGCCGGCAAGGCCTCGCGAGCCGCGATCGTTGAAAATCTTTGCCGGCTCTACAACTTGAAAATCAAAGACGCCCAATCCGACGTCGAAGAATTTTTCTCCCGGCTCCTCCAGGAAAATCTGATCGTCGGCCGCGAAGGACACGGTCCCGGCGCCGGCGCCGAGAGCCCAAGCCGGAGCGATTCCCGGCCCTATGAAAAACCGACCCTGCTCAAATACGAAGACATGCAGGACTTGCTGCTCCTCGATCCGATTCATGACGTGGACGAGGCCGGATGGCCGATGACCAAGCAAAACGCTTCTTGA
- a CDS encoding glycosyltransferase, translated as MAEGSKPLKAAFLLNNLHGGGAERVALNLAEGFRREGWAADLLLARKEGHYLNQVPAGLSVHAFNTRTPVGSFFKLLGYLRRERPDVLFSFLPRENLVALLAKKWRRPATRFCVSEQNTPSEVLKISPWYYALAYRWTVRHLYPGADGLVAVSHGVGKDLHQAFGIEKSRIRVIYNPLIGPEVARRAAEALDDPWYRDRSSPLLLAVGRLEPQKDFFSLLNAFVEIRRVRPCRLLILGEGSLRGPLEARIRELGAEGQVRMPGFVDNPYAWMARADVMVLSSVTEGLCNVIAETVACGTTVVSTDCPHGPWEVLEGGRIGYLAPMGSPKQLAETVLRALESPIDPALLRKKAAEFDRDERIRDYARIAAGLCRAEGSSDKKLSSSEAISSQLRP; from the coding sequence ATGGCTGAAGGATCCAAGCCGCTGAAGGCGGCTTTCCTCTTGAACAATCTTCACGGCGGAGGGGCCGAAAGAGTGGCGCTCAACCTGGCGGAGGGATTTCGCCGGGAGGGCTGGGCCGCCGATTTGCTCCTGGCCCGCAAGGAAGGCCACTACCTCAACCAAGTCCCGGCCGGCCTTTCGGTTCACGCTTTCAATACCCGAACCCCGGTGGGGAGCTTTTTCAAGCTGCTCGGCTACCTGCGTCGCGAGCGGCCCGACGTCTTATTCTCCTTCCTGCCCCGGGAAAATTTGGTCGCGCTGCTCGCGAAGAAATGGCGGCGGCCGGCCACTCGCTTCTGCGTCAGCGAGCAAAACACTCCCTCGGAAGTGCTCAAGATCAGCCCTTGGTACTATGCCTTGGCTTATCGATGGACCGTGCGTCATTTGTATCCCGGGGCCGACGGCTTGGTGGCGGTGTCCCACGGGGTAGGCAAGGACCTCCATCAAGCTTTCGGAATCGAGAAAAGCCGGATTCGAGTCATCTACAACCCGCTCATTGGGCCGGAAGTGGCGCGCCGCGCCGCCGAAGCCTTGGACGACCCTTGGTATCGGGATCGATCCTCGCCCCTGCTGCTGGCCGTCGGGCGACTCGAGCCGCAGAAAGATTTCTTCAGCTTACTGAACGCCTTCGTGGAAATTCGCCGGGTTCGACCCTGCCGGCTCCTCATCCTAGGGGAAGGCAGCCTGCGGGGGCCGCTGGAGGCACGGATTCGCGAGCTCGGCGCCGAGGGCCAAGTGCGGATGCCCGGCTTCGTCGACAATCCCTATGCCTGGATGGCGCGGGCCGACGTCATGGTTCTGTCCTCGGTGACCGAAGGCCTCTGCAACGTGATCGCCGAGACCGTTGCCTGCGGGACCACCGTGGTCAGCACCGATTGTCCGCATGGGCCTTGGGAAGTTTTGGAAGGCGGTCGGATCGGATACTTGGCGCCGATGGGCTCGCCGAAACAGCTGGCCGAAACGGTGCTGCGAGCCTTGGAATCGCCGATCGATCCGGCTTTGCTGCGGAAAAAAGCCGCTGAATTCGATCGCGACGAGCGAATTCGGGATTATGCCCGCATCGCCGCCGGGCTCTGCCGGGCCGAAGGCTCGTCCGACAAAAAGCTCAGCTCGAGCGAAGCAATCTCATCCCAACTCAGACCTTGA
- a CDS encoding glycosyltransferase family 4 protein yields the protein MKLLFLCQSSPLKEGGAETRNREVARHLAALGHQVTVLCAKTSPGDPAELSWEGVRILQKKVLPDFLLRKYPYPSYLPLAAANLFLAFHLLRLLRKERFDALREDISPVPPSGLLALIRFPGIQRSAIVHNLAPNLGLWFDYYGRAFGTVGYLMNRLLRGGWLRYDAIVCDGKWFAEELQKHAAIANRVEFIPNGVGGAFFDDRSENRSGARILAVGRLVEIKGHRFLLEALARIAGKHPELRLSIYGGGPLREALIELGRELGIADRVSFEASRPSEAMPEVYRGHDLFVMPSLFEGLPLALLEAMAGKLPVLVSDISAFRSVLDERSALFFTKADSEDLAAKLSWALEHRPELTKMTGLAQSKAHAYRWENISALELAKMVGPQGKEARAHG from the coding sequence ATGAAACTGCTTTTTCTTTGCCAGAGTTCTCCCCTCAAGGAGGGGGGCGCCGAAACCCGGAATCGGGAGGTCGCCCGGCATTTGGCGGCCCTTGGCCACCAAGTGACCGTGCTCTGCGCCAAGACCAGTCCCGGCGACCCTGCCGAGCTGTCCTGGGAGGGGGTGCGGATCCTGCAGAAGAAAGTCCTGCCCGATTTTCTGCTGCGAAAATACCCCTACCCCTCCTACCTCCCTTTGGCGGCGGCCAATCTCTTCCTGGCCTTTCATCTCCTCCGGCTGCTGCGCAAGGAGCGCTTCGATGCCTTGCGCGAGGACATCTCGCCGGTGCCGCCTTCGGGTCTCCTGGCCTTGATCCGCTTCCCGGGGATTCAGCGCTCGGCGATCGTCCACAATTTGGCCCCGAACCTCGGGCTCTGGTTCGACTATTACGGCCGGGCCTTTGGGACCGTCGGTTACCTGATGAACCGGCTCTTGCGCGGCGGGTGGCTGCGCTACGACGCCATCGTCTGCGATGGGAAATGGTTCGCCGAGGAGCTGCAAAAACATGCCGCCATCGCCAACCGAGTCGAGTTCATTCCCAACGGAGTCGGAGGAGCTTTCTTTGACGACCGTTCGGAAAACCGCAGCGGCGCCCGGATCTTGGCGGTGGGCCGCCTGGTCGAGATCAAGGGCCACCGCTTTCTATTGGAAGCCTTGGCTCGAATCGCCGGCAAGCATCCGGAGCTCCGCCTCTCGATCTACGGCGGAGGTCCGCTCCGCGAGGCTCTGATCGAGCTCGGCCGGGAGCTCGGGATCGCCGACCGGGTCTCTTTCGAAGCCTCGCGCCCGTCCGAGGCGATGCCCGAGGTTTACCGCGGCCATGACCTCTTCGTCATGCCTTCGCTCTTCGAAGGGCTGCCGCTGGCGCTCCTCGAGGCCATGGCCGGCAAGCTGCCGGTCTTGGTCAGCGACATCTCGGCCTTCCGCTCAGTCTTGGACGAGAGGTCAGCCCTCTTCTTCACCAAAGCCGACTCCGAGGATTTGGCGGCCAAGCTGAGCTGGGCCTTGGAGCATCGGCCGGAGCTGACGAAAATGACGGGGCTGGCCCAATCCAAGGCCCATGCCTACCGTTGGGAAAATATCTCGGCTTTGGAGCTGGCAAAAATGGTTGGCCCCCAAGGAAAGGAAGCTCGAGCCCATGGCTGA
- a CDS encoding glycosyltransferase family A protein: protein MNPRPLVSAIVPLFNGEAYLGEALASISAQNYRPIEIIVVDDGSSDRGYEIAQSYGGVRCFRQERGGVAVARNRGVTEAQGEYLAFLDQDDKWTPDKLEIQVDYLRSHRELGYVFAHQRLFLEPGSPPPVWIRQELVDRPHPGFCPGTILIDREFFRKVGFFNPAYRFTSDGDWFFRAQDLSPRVFLPEVLLLKRSHRENESNHYSSMQSEMHRVMLERIKRKRSAGG, encoded by the coding sequence GTGAATCCTCGGCCCTTGGTCAGCGCGATCGTGCCCCTGTTCAACGGCGAAGCTTATTTGGGCGAGGCCTTGGCCAGCATCTCGGCCCAAAACTACCGGCCGATCGAAATCATCGTCGTCGATGACGGCTCCTCGGACCGAGGCTACGAGATCGCCCAGAGCTATGGCGGAGTCCGTTGCTTCCGGCAGGAACGCGGGGGTGTGGCCGTGGCCCGCAACCGCGGCGTCACCGAGGCCCAAGGCGAATACTTGGCCTTTCTCGATCAGGACGACAAATGGACGCCCGACAAGCTCGAGATCCAAGTCGACTATTTAAGGAGCCACCGGGAGCTGGGCTATGTCTTCGCCCATCAACGCCTCTTCCTCGAGCCCGGCAGCCCGCCACCGGTGTGGATCCGTCAGGAGCTCGTCGACCGGCCCCATCCCGGCTTCTGCCCCGGAACCATCCTGATCGATCGCGAATTTTTCAGGAAGGTCGGCTTCTTCAATCCGGCCTACCGCTTCACCAGCGACGGCGATTGGTTTTTCCGGGCCCAAGACCTGAGCCCCCGGGTATTCCTGCCCGAGGTCCTGCTCCTCAAGCGAAGCCATCGCGAAAACGAATCCAATCACTACTCCTCCATGCAAAGCGAGATGCACCGAGTCATGCTCGAACGGATCAAGCGGAAACGGAGTGCCGGTGGTTGA
- a CDS encoding glycosyltransferase — MSIRRAKKILAVTDYVLTPLHEGGALRLFSLLRGLGELGHQATFLPRTDHFPHQDGSLEEAVAYLRSQGIEVPGGPEPEPLRGHLERAGGEYDAVILSGAYAAQYCFQSVRRLAPQAALIYDTVDLHHRRLFREAKLSGSLFHLRQALAMKKSELLCASHADLTLAVTEEEREFLARECPGARIFLLSNVHEVHRRAGDARPGKDILFLGAFHHPPNLDAVFYFLDEIFPLIVPRLPAARLQVVGSNPPPELLARGSERILIRGFVPDLGEAMAGSRLSVAPLRFGAGVKGKILASMGYGVPVVATSTAIEGMELRPGENILSAAGPEAFALQVEKLARDESLWKSLSAAGQDWVERNYSPAAARDRLCQMLGECETPKEARS, encoded by the coding sequence ATGAGCATTCGTCGCGCCAAGAAGATTCTCGCCGTGACCGACTACGTCCTCACGCCGCTCCACGAAGGCGGCGCGCTGCGGCTCTTCAGCCTGCTGCGCGGCCTGGGCGAGCTCGGCCACCAAGCGACCTTTCTGCCGAGGACCGACCACTTCCCGCACCAAGACGGGAGCCTCGAGGAAGCCGTCGCCTATCTCCGAAGCCAAGGCATCGAGGTCCCCGGCGGCCCCGAGCCCGAGCCCCTGCGCGGCCATCTGGAGCGGGCCGGCGGAGAGTACGACGCGGTGATCTTGAGCGGAGCCTACGCGGCTCAATACTGCTTCCAATCGGTGCGCCGCCTGGCGCCCCAGGCCGCTCTAATCTACGACACCGTCGACCTTCACCACCGGCGGCTGTTTCGGGAAGCCAAGCTTTCCGGCAGCCTGTTCCACCTCCGCCAGGCCTTGGCGATGAAGAAGAGCGAGCTGCTCTGCGCTAGCCACGCCGATCTCACGCTGGCGGTGACCGAGGAGGAACGGGAATTCCTCGCCCGGGAATGTCCCGGCGCCCGCATCTTCCTGCTCTCCAACGTCCATGAAGTCCATCGCCGAGCCGGCGATGCCCGGCCGGGGAAAGACATCCTGTTCCTAGGGGCCTTTCACCATCCGCCCAATCTCGACGCGGTCTTTTATTTTTTGGACGAGATTTTCCCCCTCATCGTCCCCCGTCTCCCCGCGGCCCGGCTTCAGGTGGTGGGCAGCAATCCGCCGCCCGAGCTTTTGGCTCGGGGCTCCGAAAGGATTCTGATCCGGGGCTTCGTCCCCGACCTGGGCGAGGCCATGGCCGGCTCCCGGCTGTCGGTGGCGCCGCTGCGCTTCGGGGCCGGGGTGAAGGGCAAGATTCTGGCCAGCATGGGCTACGGCGTGCCGGTGGTCGCCACCTCCACCGCGATCGAGGGAATGGAGCTGCGGCCCGGAGAAAACATTTTGTCGGCCGCCGGCCCCGAGGCATTCGCCCTCCAAGTCGAAAAGCTGGCTCGCGACGAATCCCTTTGGAAAAGCCTCTCGGCCGCCGGCCAGGATTGGGTCGAGCGGAATTATTCGCCGGCGGCGGCCCGCGACCGGCTTTGCCAAATGCTCGGCGAATGCGAGACCCCGAAGGAGGCCCGGTCGTGA
- a CDS encoding glycosyltransferase family 2 protein has translation MPKLSIIVPVFNEGPRLEEVIRRLMKSSCPIDREWIFIDDGSSDSSLQVLNRLGQEYGFTVLEQPTNQGKGACLIRGIALATGDFIIFQDADFEYDPGEIPLLLDPLLRGAADVVYGSRFKKSSFQVHRTYHYFVNRCLTLLSNFASGMYLSDMETCYKVFRADILKNMKLRSQRFGIEVETTAYLAKIRVRVLEVPISYFPRSRLQGKKIGWKDGFAALFHLVRFNWLTSPQQAFLEIPKDHGFQQPLLKEP, from the coding sequence ATGCCAAAGCTCTCCATCATCGTCCCGGTCTTCAACGAAGGACCCCGGCTGGAGGAGGTGATCCGCCGGTTGATGAAGTCTTCCTGCCCTATCGACCGGGAGTGGATCTTCATCGACGACGGCTCGAGCGATTCGAGCCTGCAGGTCCTGAACCGGCTTGGCCAGGAGTATGGCTTCACCGTTTTGGAGCAGCCGACCAACCAAGGCAAGGGAGCCTGCCTGATTCGAGGCATCGCCTTAGCCACCGGCGACTTCATCATCTTTCAGGACGCCGATTTCGAGTACGACCCTGGGGAAATTCCCTTGCTCCTCGATCCACTGCTGCGCGGAGCGGCCGACGTGGTTTACGGCAGCCGGTTCAAGAAGTCCTCGTTTCAGGTGCATCGGACCTATCACTATTTCGTTAACCGCTGCCTGACCTTGCTGAGCAATTTTGCTTCCGGAATGTATTTATCCGATATGGAAACGTGCTACAAGGTCTTCCGAGCCGACATCTTGAAGAATATGAAGCTGCGTTCGCAAAGATTCGGCATCGAGGTCGAAACGACGGCTTATTTGGCCAAAATTCGGGTCCGGGTCCTCGAGGTGCCCATTTCGTATTTTCCCCGGTCCCGGCTCCAGGGTAAAAAGATCGGCTGGAAGGACGGCTTCGCGGCTCTCTTTCATCTGGTGCGATTCAACTGGCTGACCTCGCCCCAACAGGCGTTTTTGGAGATTCCGAAGGACCATGGCTTTCAACAGCCTCTTCTTAAGGAGCCTTGA
- a CDS encoding DUF2142 domain-containing protein — protein MLGFFGKAENLFLLIGLIFGLAFSVTIPPFQVMDEEAHFYRAYQLGQGQLWPERSGNSLGGELPKSLPFLRQPFERLGFHAERKTSLQELRWAWTVPLDRKDRAFVAFPTTARYPPLPYLGGAVAAALGELGEMRPMAILHLGRLLHLLLWIAVIYAALRLTPVYRWLFFALALLPSSVYLASGVSADGLSNGLCFLFSACLFRWAFGLEDRIGRRQWLIFTALALLLAAAKPAYVLLVLAFLMIAPRKYANREWPWLFALSAISAIGCQLLWLGIEGRMAVTLRGEATMSYAIQKQFVLEHPLVFLRLVIDSFLDYGSGVLGGFVGRFGWTEYGVPSWMLVAIPLGLIAIALGDGDEVEIGAGPKIVAALITAGLFLVLCLSQFLTWTPVGIPIIQGLQGRYFLALAPLGFLVFHNRRWAWSESAERRMPWAMLVFSGVPLALSIFRTVTRYYF, from the coding sequence ATGCTGGGGTTTTTTGGCAAGGCCGAAAACCTGTTTTTGCTGATCGGCCTGATTTTCGGCCTGGCCTTCAGCGTCACGATTCCGCCCTTCCAAGTGATGGATGAAGAAGCTCATTTCTATCGAGCCTACCAGCTCGGGCAGGGACAACTCTGGCCGGAGCGAAGCGGAAATTCCCTGGGCGGCGAGCTGCCCAAGAGCTTGCCGTTCCTGCGCCAACCCTTCGAGCGGCTGGGCTTCCATGCCGAGCGCAAAACCAGCCTCCAAGAGTTGAGATGGGCCTGGACGGTTCCGTTGGACCGGAAGGATCGGGCCTTCGTCGCCTTCCCGACGACCGCCCGCTACCCGCCATTGCCCTATCTGGGCGGAGCGGTGGCGGCGGCGCTCGGCGAACTCGGGGAAATGCGGCCGATGGCCATTCTCCACTTGGGCCGGCTGCTCCATCTCCTCCTTTGGATCGCGGTGATCTATGCGGCTTTGCGTCTCACCCCGGTGTATCGCTGGCTCTTTTTCGCCTTAGCGCTCCTGCCCTCCTCGGTTTATTTGGCCTCCGGAGTGTCGGCCGATGGGCTCAGCAACGGGCTTTGCTTTTTATTCAGCGCTTGTCTTTTTCGTTGGGCCTTCGGCCTCGAAGATCGGATCGGCCGGCGGCAATGGCTGATCTTCACGGCCTTGGCTTTGCTGCTGGCCGCCGCCAAGCCGGCCTATGTCCTGCTGGTCTTGGCCTTTCTCATGATCGCCCCGCGAAAATACGCGAACCGGGAATGGCCTTGGCTCTTCGCTCTCTCGGCGATCTCAGCCATCGGCTGCCAGTTGCTTTGGCTGGGGATCGAGGGCCGGATGGCGGTGACCCTGCGGGGCGAAGCCACCATGTCTTATGCGATCCAGAAACAGTTCGTGCTGGAGCATCCCCTCGTCTTCTTGCGTTTGGTGATCGACTCCTTCCTCGATTACGGCTCGGGGGTCCTCGGCGGCTTCGTCGGACGCTTCGGTTGGACCGAGTACGGCGTTCCGAGCTGGATGCTGGTGGCGATCCCGCTGGGCCTCATTGCCATCGCCCTGGGCGACGGCGATGAGGTGGAAATCGGAGCCGGCCCGAAGATCGTGGCCGCCTTGATCACGGCCGGGCTCTTCCTCGTCCTCTGCCTTTCGCAATTCCTCACTTGGACGCCGGTCGGAATTCCGATCATCCAGGGCTTGCAGGGGCGCTACTTTCTGGCGCTGGCGCCGCTCGGCTTCCTGGTCTTTCACAATCGCCGCTGGGCTTGGTCGGAATCGGCCGAGCGGCGGATGCCCTGGGCGATGCTGGTCTTCAGCGGCGTTCCGCTGGCGCTTTCGATTTTCAGGACCGTGACTCGCTACTATTTCTGA
- a CDS encoding glycosyltransferase family A protein gives MVEASISVIVPVYNGEPYLAEALDSVLGQSRRPSQVVVIDDGSQDRSANLARRPGVELLQQANLGAAAARNRGIEAATGDLLAFLDADDYWPLGKLEIQARALAEDSGIDMVFGQVRHFFSPELDEGERSKLQCPEELMAGYVPGTLLIRRSTLLEVGLFSPEFRAGEFIEWFDRAQARGLKSRVLPETLLFRRIHRDNFGRREKHRRQDYLKVVKAALDRRRKTVQG, from the coding sequence GTGGTTGAAGCCTCGATCAGCGTGATCGTCCCGGTTTACAACGGCGAGCCTTATTTGGCCGAGGCGTTGGACAGCGTCCTCGGCCAAAGCCGTCGGCCCAGCCAAGTCGTGGTGATCGACGACGGATCCCAGGACCGGAGCGCGAATTTGGCCCGCCGACCCGGCGTCGAGCTGCTTCAGCAGGCGAACCTCGGCGCGGCGGCGGCCCGCAATCGCGGGATCGAGGCCGCCACCGGCGATCTTTTGGCCTTCCTCGATGCCGACGACTATTGGCCGCTCGGGAAATTGGAAATCCAAGCCCGGGCTCTCGCCGAGGACTCGGGGATCGACATGGTCTTCGGCCAAGTCCGCCATTTTTTCAGCCCCGAGCTCGACGAAGGGGAGCGCTCGAAGCTGCAATGTCCCGAGGAGCTTATGGCCGGCTATGTGCCGGGAACCCTCCTGATCCGCCGCTCGACCCTGCTTGAGGTCGGGCTTTTCAGCCCCGAATTTCGGGCCGGCGAATTCATCGAATGGTTCGACCGGGCTCAAGCCAGGGGCCTGAAATCGCGGGTCCTCCCCGAGACCCTCCTCTTCCGGCGCATCCACCGGGACAATTTCGGCCGTCGCGAAAAGCACCGGCGCCAAGATTATCTTAAAGTGGTGAAAGCCGCTCTTGACCGGCGGCGAAAAACCGTACAAGGCTGA